GACCTGAGCGGCGACGAGGCGCTGCTGAAGCGCTGGCTCGCCGAGGGACGCCACGGCGAGATGGCCTACATGACAAGGCACGGCACGCGGCGCTCGCGCCCGGCCGAGCTGGTGCCGGGCACGGCGCGGGTCATTGCCGCGCGCATGGACTACCTCCCCGAGGACGGCGCGGACCCGTGGCAGGTGCTGGGCGACGCCCGCCTGGGCTACGTTTCCCGCTACGCCCTGGGACGGGACTACCACCGCCTGGTGCGCAAGCGCCTGCAGGCCTTGGCGGACCGGATCATCGGGGAGGCGGGACCCTTCGGCTACCGGGTCTTCACCGACAGCGCGCCCGTGCTGGAGAAGCCGCTGGCGCGGAACGCCGGCCTGGGCTGGATCGGCAAGCACACCAACCTCATCCACACCGGTAGCGGATCGTGGTTCTTCCTGGGGGAGATCTACACGGACCTCGCGCTGCCCGTGGACCAAGCCGCCGAGGACCGCTGCGGCACCTGCCACGCCTGCATGGACGCCTGCCCCACCGGCGCCATCACCGGCCCCTACCAACTGGACGCGCGCCTCTGCATCTCGTACCTCACCATCGAGCTGCGCGGGTCGATCCCGCCGGAGCTGCGGCCCCTCGTGGGGAACCGCGTCTACGGCTGCGACGACTGCCAGCTCGTGTGCCCGTGGAACCGCTACGCGCACTTTACGCGCGAGCCCGGCTTCCAGTCC
The sequence above is drawn from the Deltaproteobacteria bacterium genome and encodes:
- the queG gene encoding tRNA epoxyqueuosine(34) reductase QueG encodes the protein MTETDLSRLAQRIKAWGRELGFQQVGIAGADLSGDEALLKRWLAEGRHGEMAYMTRHGTRRSRPAELVPGTARVIAARMDYLPEDGADPWQVLGDARLGYVSRYALGRDYHRLVRKRLQALADRIIGEAGPFGYRVFTDSAPVLEKPLARNAGLGWIGKHTNLIHTGSGSWFFLGEIYTDLALPVDQAAEDRCGTCHACMDACPTGAITGPYQLDARLCISYLTIELRGSIPPELRPLVGNRVYGCDDCQLVCPWNRYAHFTREPGFQSRHGLDAPELVELFRWSEDDFLRLTEGSAIRRIGYACWLRNVAVALGNAPYDSRIVEALQERREDPSPLVREHVAWALEQHQQKRTPEINRAPR